A single Denticeps clupeoides chromosome 7, fDenClu1.1, whole genome shotgun sequence DNA region contains:
- the adsl gene encoding adenylosuccinate lyase, giving the protein MDATGDEFTKYRSPLVSRYASKEMAYNFSDRKKFTTWRKLWIYLAKAEQDLGLPITNAQVAEMESHVDSIDFAMAAEEEKKLRHDVMAHVHTFAHCCPSAAPIIHLGATSCYVGDNTDLIMLRDGFDILLPKLARVIDRLANFAEKYADLPTLGFTHYQPAQLTTVGKRACLWLQDLTMDMRNLQRAHDDIRFRGVKGTTGTQASFLQLFQGDHDKVEELDKKVTEMAGFKKAYLVTGQTYSRKVDIDSLNVLASMGATVHKICTDIRLLANLKEIEEPFEKEQIGSSAMPYKRNPMRAERCCSLARHLMALVFDPLQTSAVQWLERTLDDSANRRISLPESFLTADIILSTLQNITEGLVVYPKVIERHIRHELPFMATENLIMAMVKAGGNRQDCHEKIRVLSQQAAAVVKQEGGDNDLLARVQADPYFTPILGQLDSLLDPKTFVGRAPQQVTRFLAEEVRPLLEPYKNKMDLKIELEL; this is encoded by the exons ATGGACGCGACCGGCGACGAGTTTACGAAGTACCGCTCACCACTGGTGTCCCGCTATGCCAGCAAGGAAATGGCCTACAACTTCAGCGACAGGAAGAAGTTCACCACCTGGAGAAAGTTGTGGATTTATCTGGCCAAAGCTGAGCAG GACCTGGGTCTCCCCATCACTAACGCGCAAGTAGCGGAGATGGAGAGTCACGTGGACAGCATAGACTTCGCCATGGCGGcggaagaggagaagaaactgcGCCATGATGTCATGGCGCACGTCCACACGTTTGCCCACTGCTGCCCCTCTGCCGCTCCCATCATCCACCTGGGCGCCACATCCTGCTACGTTGGTGACAACACG GATCTGATTATGCTGCGGGATGGCTTTGATATTCTTTTGCCTAAG CTGGCTCGTGTTATTGACAGGCTGGCAAATTTTGCTGAAAAATACGCAGACCTCCCCACACTGGGATTCACCCACTATCA GCCAGCTCAGCTAACCACAGTGGGAAAGAGGGCGTGTCTCTGGCTCCAGGACTTGACCATGGACATGAGGAACCTTCAGCGTGCTCATGACGATATCCGCTTCCGTGGCGTCAAAGGCACCACGGGCACCCAGGCCAGTTTTCTGCAGCTCTTTCAAGGTGACCATGATAAG GTAGAGGAACTGGACAAGAAGGTGACCGAGATGGCAGGCTTTAAAAA GGCCTACTTGGTGACTGGACAGACATACAGCCGTAAAGTGGACATCGACTCTCTGAATGTGCTGGCCAGCATGGGAGCAACTGTCCACAAG ATATGTACTGATATCCGTCTGTTGGCCAACCTAAAGGAGATTGAGGAACCATTTGAGAAGGAGCAGATAG GCTCCAGTGCTATGCCTTATAAGAGGAACCCCATGCGGGCAGAGCGTTGTTGTAGCTTGGCACGCCACTTGATGGCGCTGGTGTTCGACCCGCTGCAGACATCTGCAGTGCAGTGGTTGGAGAGGACGCTGGATGACAGTGCCAACAG gAGGATTTCTCTGCCTGAGTCTTTTCTCACAGCAGATATCATTCTCTCCACCCTGCAGAATATCACAGAGGGGCTGGTGGTTTACCCCAAG GTGATTGAGAGACACATTCGTCATGAACTGCCCTTCATGGCCACTGAAAACCTCATCATGGCAATGGTTAAAGCAGGAGGCAACAGACAG GATTGCCATGAGAAGATCCGTGTGTTGTCGCAGCAGGCAGCTGCTGTAGTAAAGCAGGAAGGTGGAGATAATGACCTCCTCGCCCGGGTTCAGGCTGACCCCTACTTCACACCAATCCTAGGCCAGCTGGACTCCCTGCTCGACCCCAAGACTTTCGTTGGGCGCGCACCTCAACAG GTTACTAGGTTCCTAGCAGAGGAAGTGCGCCCCCTCCTGGAGCCATACAAGAATAAGATGGACCTCAAGATTGAACTGGAGCTCTGA